In Malus sylvestris chromosome 2, drMalSylv7.2, whole genome shotgun sequence, the genomic stretch ctgagctCACCCGTGCCTCCACAGCACTAcatttagatatatatatatatatatatatatatatgcaaccatgcaatgcatattcaaaatatagaagcatttggcatactatttcaaagcatactttccttaaaaatgcatttctgggaaatatatcaagtatataaatatatactaaaaacaaaagcccactcactgatatgtcgacgggtcgtaacccccgagtcgcccgtggatacgctcgtcctcgggataagtctcacctatatgcgaattaactataaaaacgttattttaaagcacataggcaaaactagctaataacttctcatacattgctcaaaatgggtatatgaatataccacagtgacctacacaacctcatgaacatcgtgaaatttttagaataatttttcagTGGCTCACACGCCGCCACGCGCAGGCAAGGGCATGCCAAAACGcacccccacgcgcggccaaacctgacggattccctaaccaccgttaaggaatattccgttaaaacctaaCAGATTCCGTTACCTTTAACTgacggcgtcagaatattccgtcagaattgatggaatattccgtcgTCTTCAACCTCAGACTCCGACGACCGTCActgtcgccggaaactgggaaaATCTTTAAACTCACTAACCTcgttcgtttctcaaccatttcctACGAAATtactaccaaaatgaagcttagagtTCATAGAATCATGTTATACCTATTTGAAGCCTCAAATCTCACGAAATCATGTCGGAGCAAGCTTGAAAATCCGACGACCTCTACAAGTCCTCGAACCTGGGCTTTCCGACGTCCAATTTTCACCAACGATCCACTCCTAGCctccttaggacctcctaaagcttcctataagcttaaaaactcctaaaaacCATGCATTCATTAGTGCATGCATAGTACTCAAGATCGGGGTTATGGTTTCTCGGGTTTTCAACGTCCAAAACACCTCAAAACTTCTCAAAAACTTAAATAAAGTTGTTTAGAACCTTTCTTAACCATTAAAACACGTTAAAAAAACCACGATCAAAGTCAAGGTACTGTACCTCAGATCGGAGCTTCTAGTTCCTCGAGTTCCTGTGAACTTCTCCTCGAACTAAGGGTACCATTCGACTCGTGGAGTTACCAGGAAGACGATGGTGACTTTAAATCCCTCGATCTGTAAATGGTAGCTGGTGTTTGGGAGTTGTCCGTacgagaagggagagagagagagagtgaaccgagagagagagtacgggagagagagagagaaggtgatGTGGATGTGTGTGTGGGGTCTTGAATTGGTCAACAACCCAAAATACACAATATACCTAATCCTAATTGGTCCAAAACAATTAGAATTTGAGAATAGTGATCCATACACAACACTTAGACCACATCACACAATTTAACGTCCATGGGTAtttccgtcatttcacatcatcaagaataaaataatacacATCTCcgagacgggctgtgacactgtcggttataaccgacatgattttttTGATATCCGCCAGtaatttatgtcggatataaccgacatgatttttctaatatccaccactaattaaatgatgtgtcggatataatttatccgataagatttttttaatatccGCCACCTAAAGCcaatattgtagtagtgaatatcttttgtttgaaaaaataaaaacaaaaattattgacatttccattatttttttaaacaattaaACATGTGTTAAAAATCATTGGACAAAATCAAATGGTTAGTACTCACTAGTGAATACATAAGTATTATCCTTCAATAGTGAGTGctcaagtataattttttttctttttttaaatataaattagTTTCACATTGAATTCCTAGGgagatgaaaatttgaaaatgaaataGACATTCGTTTTAAGATGTCCTAGTTTGGCTAACTCATCAAATGTCATATTAGCCTATCGCTAAATATGATAAAGACGTTAAACTCCTCTCGATAAATTACTCAAATATCTTCAGTGAGCATatgaacacatatatatatatatatataggaattgcttaaggggagggatccccattttttcaaaaaaatggggacacgctccctaccgttggatttgacttaAATGAAATCCTGTGGTTGAGATTCTATGGCCTgtgttttaatctcaaccacacaatttcattaaagtcaatctaacggtggggagcgtgtccctattttttttgaaaaaatggggatccctccccttaagctccctgtatatatatatatatatatatatatatatatatatatatatatatatatatatctcacacGAGAAGTAATTCTTCAAGAATGtgatttttcaagttttaaagCATCTATGAATGTTTAGCTAAGCGACTCTAAACGATCTTAGTTGAAGTGCTTTTTGTTCATTTACATCCCTGTGCTTGACATGAACCTTTTCGACACGGCAATGTCATATTCTACAGCGAATTTCACATCTGCCATGTTCAATAATCTTCCCGCAATTGCATTTTTCATGGCCGTGATCTTTAGGTATGATTTATTACTCTTTGCCCTGGTCATACAGATACAAAAtgcacagtttttttttttcggtaatCAGGAAATATCATAAACCATGCACAGTTTAAGCAGATGAATTTATGAGGGTTTTGCAGGATTGAGAAAGTGAACATTAGGAAACTTCATAGCCAAGCAAAGGTAGTGGGGCCTATAGTCACAGTTGGGAGAGCTATTATATTGACTCTGGTCAAAGGACCGGAAATTAATTTTTCCACGGATAAAGGGCAAAGGTCTAAACTATGATCATGATCAATTGCAATGTGATTCAAACCCTAATGACCTCATTAAGATTGCACTCGTTACTGCTAGATCTTGTTTCTTCTGGTCTTGTTTCATCATTCTGCAAGTAAGAAGTCTCAAATCTACACCATATATAGATCacaattctttttttctttctaaaaattGTTATCAGTACTCAAAAACACTTCTCATGTTTTTTTGTAGATATATAAGAGTGCAaagatgatatttttttttttaagtatcaaTAACAACTCTGTACATTTCTTGGTTGTCTaagtaaaaagaaattaaaatttgatggtGAATTCTAATCAATGTATGCTTTTACACTAAGACCATACCATTGTGAGCTCTCCCTCACAACTTTAACATGCTTTTGGGGTCTGGTTGAAGCCGCAATATTATTTGCCCTTTTCATGGAATGGGGAAACCCTAATCCAATCTGGTTTATACAATTTTACGTCAAACTTTTGGCTAACTTTTTATGTGGTAGGAAATCTTTTATTCAACATTTTTTTATCAATAGATTATAATTTATACTCACAGAAGTGGCTTTGCCGCAGGCAATACTCTGTGGGGTTATTATTATATCATGGGAGTGGTAAACAAAGAAAAGGGACCTGTTTACTATTCTTCTTTTAACCCCTTAGGGACAGTAACTGTTGCAATTATGGGTTCCCTTGCTTTAGCTACGCACATGTATGGAAGGTATATgcagtaacaaaaaaaaaattcagcttCATTTGCCTAGTGAGAATTTGGAAATAATTTCTTACTGTTATCTTTTGCAGTATTCTTGGAGCCATAGtatggggaagaagaaagataaaCCTCCATATCAGTCATCAAAATGTCAGAATCAAGCACCAGATGATGAAGAGATGACCACAAATCGGCAACAAATGGGAGGATGAAAAGTCCAGATTAGGGGAAATCACTCTCTTTTGCTTAAGTGTTTACGTAGAATCCATCGAATCCTAGGGGCTTGGATTGAAGAAACCCCTCACAGTTTTGGTAACTAAAATAGgtgctttgaattgttgaagAGTTCAAACGAGGAAAATTCaatacggaatttgttattttaaacTCTCtcatagaaatttgaaaatgacacttatttacatgaaagttaaatttgggaattggaggtcccaaattccaatttttttttccacatataaattctaaatttctatgtttatggatccaaacaagagaattagTACATGTCACTTTATAAATTCTGACAAATTCTAAGTTTATTTCactcatccaaacataatgtaaCATTTATTGTTGTATTTTAGTCCATTTGCAGCCTATTTATAAGGAGTTGAGACCAATCCATATCAGGAGCCCTCTCGGTTCCAGCATTGCTAACAATTCATTTCAACATAAGTTGACCTACTCATCTCAAAACCCTGTCACAATTATGTGTTGAGAAATGCTAATGAGACTCTTTTAAAAGTAAGATTCTTCATGAACTCTCTGTCACCTCACAGTTTAACATTAATTTTgtgctaacattataaaatattgtaccaAAAACATAGGGTAGCAGAAAGTCCATGAAAAGTCTCATTTTAAGAGAGAtatccttaacatttctcttacGTGTTTATCTTTTTCACTACATAAAAACTGATATTTTTGATTCATCAATTTCATTGGCATTAACGTCCCAGCTTTACATGAAAGAATCATGGACTCAATCATGCACATATTGggtttgatatatatatatagtaagggtaatgctagagatagatatattaaatttgtagataaaatttgcaaactgaaataaacacatttatcaacacttaagtaataattcaatcatcaacttccacgtcatttagtttacaaaatttagtttacaaatttaatttccctaacattaccctaaaGTAATACCAAGTAATTTTCACTTATGGGATGTTTGCCATGTATTCTTTTTCCACTACCAATTTCAATGGCTGGTCTACTCTTCTGATATATTTCAGTGGTGGAAATCTTGTTGGATATGCGGTTGTCTTCCCTCTTCAAGCTGAACTTGGGTACAAAGGAGAGTAAATCCTGGTTTCTATCATTGGTGGCCTTCTCTTCTGGGTTTATTTGGAAGGCTtgatgtaagatcccacattgtCCAgaagagtgatccttaaatgtatattatcatccctacctagcacgaggccttttgggagctcactggcttcgggttccgtaggaactccgaagttaagcgagagggtggctagagcactcccatgatgggtgacccactgggaagttgctcgtgagttcccagaaacaaaaccgtgagggcgtggtcggggcccaaagcggacaatatcgtgctacggtggtggagcgtgctcgggaagtggtccgcctcGGGCTGGAATATgacaaattggtatcagagcctaaccctggccgtggtgtgccgacgaggtcgTCGGGCCCCTTAAGGGgagtggattgtaagatcccacatcgcccaggggagtgatcattcaatgtatattcccatcgctacctagcacgaggctttttgggagctcattggtttcgggttccataggaactccgaagttaagcgaaagggtggctagagcactcccatgatgggtgacccactgggaagttgctcgtgagttcccagaaacaaaaccgtgagggcgtggtcggggcccaaagctaacaatatcgtgctacagtggtggagcgggcttgggaagtggtccgcccctgGCCGGGATAAGACACTAGATGTAATGTTGTGTTTAAATGTAGGGATCCCTCCCCTTCTCAAACCATACATGCTTTGACTTATGCGTGGGATGCATTTTCTGTTGCTACATTTGTGGATAGAATCGGCAGCCTTCCAAGCCCTTCCATTCCGGATCGGTTGACCCTGTGGTCTCCCCCTCCCAATCCCATGACAAAGATCAATGTAGATGCGAGCTGGAAGATTGGTTCGTCTATGGCTTGGCTGGGTTTAGTTGTGCAGGACTTTGGTTCCAAGTGTATAGCGGTTAAAATGGCGCAGGTTTTGGCTTCTGATGCGACTGTTGCCGAATCTTTGGCAATTTTGGAGGGGTGCCGCTTGGCACAAGAATTGAATCTTGCTCAAGTGGTGATTGAGTCGGATTCGAAGAATGCCATCACTTGTTTGAAAAATTGCTTGATGAGTTGTGCTTGGGAAATCTTCCCAATCCTCAGTCGAATTCGTGTGGTGGGGAAGACTTTCCAATCCTGCTCctggtcttgggttccaagatcAGTAAATGCTGCGGTGGACTTTGTTGCTTCAAACTTCACACCGAAGATGCGTAACTTGGCTTGGGTTGAAAGACCCTCATCTTCTTTTGTGAGAATTCTGAACAAGGATGGTCTTCCTTACCCCCCTGTTGTGTAGCTTTTGTCTTGTTTTATGGGATGACGTTTCTGCCATTTGTGGCTGCGTCTGTGTGTAATCACGTGTTGTCAATGCTTGTACTATCTCCTTGTCAACCTCCGTCGGCTTTCGTTGTTCTTGCTGGCCGTTGTGTCCTGGTTAATCCCagtttctgttaaaaaaaaataaaataaaataaaatcttgcTGGACTCGCTTTTGAGCGAGTCGAGAGTCTTTTCAATGCACTCCatcaagatatatatatatttttttacatataGCATCACAACCTCCAAAACCAatggatttttgttttgttttgggcaCACACAACCAAAACAACCAAGCAACAGAAAATCCGACGATATAACCTTAGGGAAGATGTCCTGAAACAGACCAAGCACAAAAAGCACAACCCAAGCATTCTCGACAACATTACGCAACCTTAAATGTAAAATCACTAGGCCTTATATATAAAAACCACACACTGGCCACAATAAGGACAGCTAAGGTTCTTAAAAGTGATATTTTCAACAAGTCGGACATAATAAATCCTTGCATCTAACACCAAGGAAGCCGTGAAGATGACTTGCCAGAGAATCAGGCACTACCCGACCGCGCCGGACAGGGTGATTCTGACCTTGACCTTGATATTGATCTTGGCCTGGAAGATTTAACAGGAATGCTCTCCATCACGATATACTTAATTAAATTTTGGCTTTGCATGGAATTTGTTCCAGATTGAAAATTCAAATTGCAAGTAGTTATTATAGTATTTTGCTCTTCCTCCTCCAGATAAATATATCAACTTCTAATTAGTGACATCAATAGCCACAAATATCTGAAGTCAGTGCCTTCTCTATGAATAATGTAGATTTTGTTAAACATTTGTAGCCAATTCCCTTTTATCATCTTTTTCTAATTCGGATGGAAGTTGATCCTTGCTTTTCCCCCATAGAACCATatagaggccaatcacaatgaccattgctccaattactctgcaaaataaataaataatcccTTGTTAGCCGTTGTCCCGTTGTTTTTTTTCTTGGCAAATATGCGCAAATAAAATTACGAACTTTAAGTCAAAATATAGAACTGGATGGACAAGAACCAGACAATAAGCATTAAAATGTGATTTATATACTGCTTAATTATTGTATTTTAGTGTTCCTTGatactattttctttttctgtatttttgttAGAAGCTAAATAAATCCAAGGTCCATGTTCCTGCATTTAATAGATAAGAGAGGTTGATGTAAATTTACCTTCCCAAGTACATGATCTCAGCTAATATGAAGGAGCTCATAACGGCTGTAATAATCATGCTTAGAGGACTAAAAGCAGTCACAAAAACAGGTCCTCTTTCCTTCATTACCATTCCCTGAATGTAATAAGCGATCCCTGAACACATTATTCCCTGCATCATGACATCTCTTCAGCTGTAAATATATAACTAGTAAAGTATACGTATGTATATTCAACAAGATTTTTAACCAGAAAAATTGGGGTTAGTTAAGAAGTTCTTACACTGTAAACAGCAGCTAACAGCTTATAATCAAAGTGTATGGACCAAGCTATAGGGTTATTCCATTCGAAAGCTAGGGCCGCCGCAGTTCCTTGAACCGTGCCCACCAAGCATATCCAAGTTGTTAGGGACAGCTCAGCAGGGTATGATTTTAGAGTAATCGCCTATATATGAAATCCATAATTAGTATGACAATGAGGGTGATAATTATGTATTAATCCAGCTCGTGACTTGGGTACGTAGATCAGGGTTGTTACTTGCATGTTACCCCAAGTAAAGATACCAACTCTCCATCAACTAATACCTTTTTCTAATTCCGGAAGAGGTTTCAAGTTTGAATATTCTCTCTCcgttaatttaaaaattaaaaaaaattaaaaaaagttgcACGAGACATTAGGGATTTACTTGGAGAATCATGAAACAAGACCAGCAGAAACATCCAGCTGCAAGCATGATACCTCCCTTTATGGGATCTTGATGAACTGTGGAAACTGTAGATTCTTGATGGATATTTCTTCTTGTCCACGGAAAATTCAACATGGGTCCATTAATTAGAGTCATAAGCATGGCTCCTCCCACAGTCACTATGGTCCCCAATATCATTGCCAGGCTATGCAGGCTTCTCAAATTAATCTTCTCAAACCTAGTCAAAGTAAATAATTTAAATCCACATTTTCATGAACCATGCAAAAAAATTAAGAACCATGCAAAAAAATTAACTAGCACATtttcatgatatatatatatatacctgaAAATCCAAGCCATTATGAAAGCAAAAGCAGGAAGAACATTGcacatggcagatgtaaaagtTGCTGTTGTAAGCTTCATCCCGGTATAGAACAGGTTCTGGTCAATTACAGGCCTAATAATAATTAAGAGTAGAGATCACTTGATTAGTTCGGTTCTCCCATATGTTCATAAGAAAAACAGTACTACttaactaaaactttttttcaaagttaTAGTAAGCTGAAAAATGTGTGACTTAATTAGTTGTCACGGTACTTAACTCTAATAGGCCAAGCAACACAATCTTGGTGAAAATAGATAAGGTCATCTTTGGCCTTACATTCCTGCAATAGAATCAAGTTCATTGGGTTAATTTTCTTCATCTCTCAACACTACGCCAGatgcaaaaaaaaacattacgACATACAGGAGGGTGACAGAGAGATGCACCTATCAAAGATAATGGCAAAAGGAGCTATAAAAACAGTGGCCACAGCATGCCGATAGACTACCAAGACATGCGGGCTCATCCCATGGTTTAGAGCAAACTTTGAAATTAAGGACATCCCTGCGAACCCAATTTGCATGAAGGTGACAGCCATGAACGGCACCGCCCGATTGAGCATCTGAGCCATATTGGAGCGCTTAGACATGTTGATCTTGTTCTAAAACTAATAAGCGTCTGACGTGAAAAGTTAGCAAGTGATCGATGATCAGTGATGAGAAAAAATGGAGGGATGATCAGTGATGAGGGAAAATGGAGAAGCTGCAGTTACTTATAGGCATAGTAAATTATGTGCGTCTCAATCTTGAATATTCTATGGAGTCCACTAAGGTGATCTGAAAGAGTAACATTTGTGAAGAGAACCAATTTCACCAAATTAAGCATCAAAACCAGTAGTGCCTCTTTTCCACATATCGAGTATTATCCTGCATTATCATATGATTCATATCTGATTAAGCAAGCAGTAAATAGATCACTGTTTCAAGTGATCAAGACAAATGTTGGCTTAAAAGGACGTCACTGTCATATCACAAAAGTGTATTGAGAGTAAGAGGTGCTGAAAATGGAGTTAAGTTTAATTGCCAACTAGGGTTAGGTCTTGGAGGTGGTTGTCTccacttgttaaaaaaaaaagactttgaATGCGATCCTTaactatgaatattctttgattgaaaccttgctggtttttaattttttattgagtTCCTTGAAatcaatgtgataatttatttctatgtatgttactatatttttttaatttaaaaattagaaattttagttgtttatataaatgagattttaaattaaaaaaaatcataatttgtgggattaaaaatattaatatataaacATACTAGCTGGAGTCACCtcacgtgacctgtacggctgaatcaaTAGCTCATCATAtactagccggagtcacctcacgcgacctgtacggctgaatcaaTAGCTCATCATAtactagccggagtcacctcacATGAACTGTACGGCTAAATCACTAGCTTATCATATactcctgcacacgagtcggaactacctctagtggtctgtacgacaggactgagtgtaaataagtacgctcaagtgctacgattacgtgaagactgtgcgaataatcgagggtcacctacgagtcggaaccaccttaAGTGGTATGTACAACAcgactgtgcacctaccttggatccaaggcgagcgtaaggtgcgggaggtgaacatcacgtgaaggactgtgccctaaccaCGAGTGGAAGCACTAACAACGGGGTGCAGGTTCATGAACTCTAACTGCATCTAACataacatgtacgactcatggGCAACATGCACGACaaggtcggagttgcctattattgcagcctgtacgacaatgtcgaagttgcctaaaacataaaTGTAGCCATGCCATAACTctatcatttcaactaataccataaactcacttgaacttacctgtgcgtcctgCGTTCCTCTTCGCACTTCAcagcattcacagtaattatgTGCTGATAATATacatatggatatgccatgatgcaatctaaaactcacTCATACCATAGtattttcaattatatataaatatatataatatggcataaaatgcacaatctataaCGCTCTACTCCCGAATTATTTACTTTCGGGAATAATAATCAGTGATAAGCCCAACTAGACCCTAATTTAGTTAACCAgcattacttacgtttccttacttcaattCCTTGATTCCTCACGTATTGATTTATGGCCAACATTTAACCACCAACTCATAAGGTTAgatctcacattttccactaATATCCTTCACATTGTtcaattccccaaacaaggCTTTGCctcgattatttaatctcatttattatatggctgcatctaacgtctcgttagactgcctacgtaccctaaacagggatcaagtcattcgtagttcgcaGTAGTCCTCTAAAGCATTCACATAAATTATATGAATATTCAATTGATAAATGTTTGCGGAGATGtcaatcttatatatatatatatatatatatacacgataAAAGGGAAAAGACCTACTCACTTTAGGTTCGCACTACGATTCCCTTGCACgaatatcgagacatcacgaactATTGTCGCttgtgaccaattatcaaatcacgtctcaaAGTTCTTACTGATAGATtaaataatttacataaaacatattcTCAAGGACCTTCTAGAAtaatttgagacccattgaccaaaagtcatcGACGGTCGGGTCCACAACCCTGCAAAACTTGATCTGGAATATCCGCATCTCAGGTTTCCAATCCGTAACTTCTCATGATACACaatatgcttctagaacaacatacttaagtttcattacgatccaacggttggatctccaccaatttccaaaactgattagcggttaacgttttattttatgaacttacaaatccaattcagaAAGATCTGTACGTCGGATTccaatctgtaagttcctacattcgtcaaatattacgtactacaatgtaacaaagtttggtgacgatccaatggtcggattGTCGATTCACATAAATACCTAATAACGTATCGTAGAGAATTTAGGTTCCAACGATCAAACTACGTCATTCAAAtatcaaaactgaattcaatattgtttgtaccatacttgaccaatcccgaaactactgagcacgggtcaacgttataccgtcaaggacccagaagagcttcccttcaaccaggaggccaatcacaatgcgacacgtgtcgacatcagaagccaatcacagctcgacacgtgtcaacatcagaagccaatcacaacacaacacgtgtcaatgttagaacaaaactagaaactctcttctataaatagggatcattctcccacaataatctctaatgtcattttgtactaaactattcactagaactcacaaaatgagagcttgaacctatgtatttgtgtaaacccttcacaattaataagaactcctctactccgtggacgtagccaatctgggtgaaccacgtacatcttgtgtttgcttccctgtccctattcatttatgTACTTATCTTCAcaagtgatcgaagcaaccaagcgaaggtcacaaacctgacactttctgttgtaccaaagtcctcgctgattttgtgcatcaacaaatataTTTAACATAACCTTAAAATATCATTGGCGGTCCACTGGCCACACGCCGCCGTGGGTGGTGGTCGGCCGCCCCAACTcgtcggaaaatccaactattacaaaaaattaccaaatttcacagACATGAAGATCTTAGTGAGTAGAGCAAatttatacatgtgaccaagtccaatttggcctatAAATGCCCCAATTTAGCTAAAATCCATCGGAACCCTAAGTGTGGGTGTGTTTCGATTCTTCCTCCTCAATGATCCGCCGCCCCTACAACTGATCGGGCTTTGTTCCATACCTCAAGGGAAGTCTAATGGTGGTAGAAATGGGTGTGATTAGTTTCAGATTTAGGTAAACTAAACCCAAATCCGCCGCACTCCACCGTGCGGGTTCTCCAAATTTTAAAGCCAAAACACTTGATTTTTGAGGTGTAATAGGAAA encodes the following:
- the LOC126599377 gene encoding WAT1-related protein At2g39510-like; amino-acid sequence: MSKRSNMAQMLNRAVPFMAVTFMQIGFAGMSLISKFALNHGMSPHVLVVYRHAVATVFIAPFAIIFDRNVRPKMTLSIFTKIVLLGLLEPVIDQNLFYTGMKLTTATFTSAMCNVLPAFAFIMAWIFRFEKINLRSLHSLAMILGTIVTVGGAMLMTLINGPMLNFPWTRRNIHQESTVSTVHQDPIKGGIMLAAGCFCWSCFMILQAITLKSYPAELSLTTWICLVGTVQGTAAALAFEWNNPIAWSIHFDYKLLAAVYSGIMCSGIAYYIQGMVMKERGPVFVTAFSPLSMIITAVMSSFILAEIMYLGRVIGAMVIVIGLYMVLWGKSKDQLPSELEKDDKRELATNV